In Macadamia integrifolia cultivar HAES 741 chromosome 13, SCU_Mint_v3, whole genome shotgun sequence, one DNA window encodes the following:
- the LOC122059092 gene encoding mitogen-activated protein kinase kinase 9-like, with translation MEVQRRKLNLRVSLPDSTHCCPRFPLRLPPASLFSAATTTTLSQEVDSLSDLEKLKVIGHGNCGTVYQVRHNLTSTIYALKVVRGDCDTTVRSQIVNEMDILRRTDSPFIVRCHGIFDDPFGDNAILMEYMDGGTLDTYVKSHGSFSELSLSTIARQVLKGLNYLHSKKIVHRDIKPSNLLVNQKMEVKIADFGISKIMRDTLQRCDSFVGTCAYMSPDRLDQDTYGSNYDGYAADVWSLGLTVLELYVGHFPLLSPDQRPDWLTLTLAICNEELPSLPDSASEEFQSFIKCCLQKDSNQRWTVSQLLSHPFISNDRESEN, from the coding sequence ATGGAAGTACAACGTCGGAAACTTAATCTCCGAGTCTCCTTGCCTGACTCTACCCATTGCTGCCCTCGTTTCCCCCTCCGACTCCCCCCAGCTTCGCTCTTCTCCGCTGCCACAACCACCACCCTATCCCAAGAAGTCGATAGCCTCTCCGACCTGGAGAAACTTAAAGTGATCGGACATGGCAATTGCGGCACAGTCTACCAAGTCCGCCacaacctcacctccaccatcTACGCTCTCAAAGTCGTACGTGGAGACTGCGACACTACAGTCCGCAGCCAGATCGTCAACGAGATGGACATCCTTCGTCGTACGGATTCTCCCTTCATCGTTCGGTGCCATGGCATTTTCGATGATCCTTTCGGAGACAATGCGATCCTCATGGAGTACATGGATGGCGGCACACTCGACACTTACGTGAAATCTCATGGAAGCTTCTCAGAGCTCTCACTCTCCACCATTGCTCGCCAAGTCCTCAAAGGTCTCAACTACCTTCACTCCAAGAAGATCGTCCACAGAGATATCAAGCCTTCGAATCTATTGGTGAATCAGAAGATGGAAGTAAAGATTGCAGACTTCGGTATCAGCAAGATCATGAGAGATACACTCCAACGCTGCGACTCTTTTGTGGGTACTTGTGCTTATATGAGCCCTGACAGGCTGGATCAAGACACCTACGGTTCCAACTACGACGGTTACGCAGCCGATGTATGGAGCTTGGGGCTTACTGTATTGGAGCTTTACGTGGGTCACTTCCCCTTGCTTTCTCCAGACCAGAGACCTGATTGGCTCACACTAACATTGGCCATATGTAACGAAGAACTACCAAGCTTGCCTGATAGTGCTTCGGAGGAGTTTCAAAGCTTCATCAAGTGTTGTTTGCAGAAGGATTCCAATCAGAGATGGACGGTTTCGCAGCTCTTATCACATCCTTTTATCTCCAACGATCGGGAATCTGAAAAttga